In Dama dama isolate Ldn47 chromosome 22, ASM3311817v1, whole genome shotgun sequence, the genomic window AACTGATGCTCTTAGATATATGCTTGATATTTAAAGGACAGGTTATAcaccatttggagaaggaaaaggcaacccactccagtactcttgcctggaaaatcccatggacggagaagcctggtagactacagtccatgggatcgcagagtcagacatgactgagcgacttcactttttataCACCACTTGAAAAATCTTAGTTGGCAATGGGCAGCATTTGCACTATTGCCCATGACAATTTAGCTCTGACACTTGAATTGCTCCCTTCCCTCAGCAAAACGAAAAAGATCTGCCATCAGTTGGAGTCACCTTTCTTAAAGATCACAGTTGTTACTCAGGCATGACTCAAGTGATATCTTACCAACAATATGTAGTACTGTACCCAAGAGGAATTCTGGGCTGTATACTTCCCTCTATCTTATTGCATTTCAGGTTTGACCTTTTAAATACTGACTTTAaaattcagtcttttaaaataattttaaagtcatttaaaaaatgatttttaaagttcagCAGGCAATTAAGTGGTGTATTTAATCCAGCTCTGATCAGCGGCATCTTTTGTATGGAAGAAGTAAACTTTACACTTTTTTATCACATGATAGTGCTCCTAGTTAGCAATGGGCAGTTACCATTCACTTATGTACAGCCTACTTTGAGCTGGTGTAGTGGTTCATGAAATAGAGAGTCCTGCACAGCCTGATGGGGAATTGCTAACCAGCAGGTGGAGCACTTGGCCTCTGGCACATTAATTTCACCCCAGCCTTTACTAAAGCAGCTGTGCATTCTCTGCTGCTGTATTTGGGCTGTGGGTGGGTAAAATTTTGTGTGATAAGAGAGTTCTGTTGCTAAAACAGTTTGGAAATCACAtgtgttttgtcttattttatttaaaaaaaggaagtagaCAAATCTTGAAGCTACAGCTCATATTAGGGACTTGGAATGAAAACAAAGACTATTCTTATTGGACCAAACACATCAATGTTGTTGAAATGACAAGTAAACATTCATAATTAAAGAACATGTGAGAAATGGTAGAAATATACTGATGATTATATCTAAAAGTTAATTTTgtgatactgggcttccctggtggctcagatggtaaagaatctgtctgcaatgcaggaggcctgggttcgatccctggatcaggaagatcccgtggagaagggaatggctactgatGATTGTATCTAAAAGTTAATTTAGTGATGTGAcagttgttttagttttttaggaaAGGAACCACCTTACAgataaaaatgtattggttatCACATATGCAGATAAATATTTCTCAGGATACTTTTGTGAATTATGTAGTGCATTGACTGTCCAGTGCTATAggaatttaaagagaaattttagGACCGAGATGATTAGAGGAAGATTCATGGAGAAAGTGACAGTGACTGTGCTTTGATAGGTGGTAAAATTATAACACGAAGAATTTAAAAGATTtggtaaagtatttttaaaagtttatagcaataatatataaatactttAATATCCACAAGGAAAAACATCTATAAACCTCCCATCTTGTTTTTTTGAATTATTCCTTTCCAAAGTTTATTTAAAGGCATAAGTGCTTTTACAAAGTTGTGATAAtagtataaataaaatttcatcttATATTAATTTAAATACTTCCCCCTATTTctagttttataattattttattggttatataaaatatacatatttatattttataaaatatttcatatatatttaccaCAATTTATTAAATCCTTAATTGTTTCACTACCTTAATATAAGTATTTTAATACACATGATCCTTTTTCTCTCAATTACCTGGATTATTTCCTCAGGGTAAATTTCCAGAGGAAATTCAAatcatataaacatataatttatataatcaataggtataaaaatttatattttgatagGTACTACAAGTGCATTGCAAAAGCTTTTCCACCTacatcaaaaattaatttttacagcAGGACACTGGGTGTGTTTCAAAGTCAAAGACAATTCTGTTAAATATTACTGGTTTGAGAAGCATAAGGTCAAATTTCAGAGAGTTCTTGCTTTTGTGGAAATGTACCCTGAAAAAGTTAATGATGAAATGACACTGAAATTTGATTACAAATACTCTAGAAGGGAGATTGGAGTAGGTTCATAGAGGTAATAAGATCAACCTTATACTGATAATTTTTGAAGCTGGATTATGAGTATACaggagtttattattattttcacttttgtgtatgtttgGACTTTTCCCATCATAAcaattaaaaataggaagaaggaaagaaagcaaagaccCTGTCTTAGCTTCTGATGTCTGGTCATTAGTGCTCTCTAAGCTTCTACCTTTCTCCATGCTGTCTCTTATCCTCACTATCCATATTGGGTCTAGCTGTACTGCAAGGTTCACTTATCTGGGAGTGTGGGTTTAGGGTATGGGTAAAGTCAGAAGCTTTTCAGGAGAAAATAACAGCTACTAACTAGTTTAACTAGTTTAACTAGCCTCCTTTAAATCAAAACAATggcctttaatttaaaaaaataaaaagttgatcATGCTGTGATGACACTCTGATATAAGTGTTTAAAAGAATATTTCTGGCCAGAAAGGAGAATATTGAGGTCATTTACCAGCATTTATCAGATGTTCACTTGGGAACCTCTGCCATATGCCTTGAGTAAACAAAGTTCCTTGCCCTCAAGAAGATAGCAGTCTATTTGAAGACACACAGCAAATGCCCAGTGGTATTTAAATGTAATAGAACTTATGAAGGAACATAAGCACTAGACATTAACTAGAATTGGGTCACACATTCATTCTTCTAAAGGTGCTGAATCATAAATTAATGTTAAAGACATAAAGATGTTACAATCCATATAAATAGCACACTTTCACACACAGGTGTCCTTTCATCCTTGTTCTTTTCTAAAAGTGATGTCTTTACTACTTTATCTTCCCTGCTGACTTAATTATATAAGctgttaattttcttctttcttggtaTCTTCAGAGACATAAATGATCACCAGGAACATGTCATGGGATCCACTTAAAGTTGTTTTGttgctttattatatttatagCTAGGATTCAAGTCTAGCATATTACTGCAGATACCTTTTAATATGGAGAAGCAGAGTATTATATCAATACTAACAGAAATACCCATATTGCTTACCTTGCTGTGTTTCTGAGTCCAGTGGTCCCAGCAGTTGTTTAGGAGTAGTTGCTGTGCTTTTTCATCTGGTTTCATCTGGATGTTTCTAATGGAATGTGATGACTTATAGGCTTTGTTAGTCTCTGCTGGGTCCCTCTGCCTGTCTGGTTTATTGACTGTTTGTACATGGTTTAGTTCTCAGAATTCTTTTATCttctatattaatataaaattggtATGTATTAAGTAAtattggactgcagggagatccaaccagtccatcctaaaagaaatcagtcctgaatattcattggaaggactgatgctgaagctgaaactccagtgctttggccacctgatgtgaagagctgactcattggaaaagaccctgatgctgggaaagattgaaggcaggaggagaaggggacaacagaagatgagatgggtggatggcatcaccaactcaatggacatgggtttgggtggactccgggagttggtgatggacagggaggcctggcatgctgcagtccatggggtcgcaaagagtcgaacacgactgaatgactgaactgaactgaactgaatataatttGAAAGACTGATACAATGATAATACAtccaattttttattctttaatgcaCTTTTAATTTGAAAAGTTCTGTCCAACTGAGCTAATTTGATTCAGTAGAGTAGATGCCTCTTTGATTGAAACTCTCAGAATTTTGACGTTCCATAATGTCAGCttggagaagaaactggcaacccgcttcagtattcttgcctagagaattctgtggatggaggagcctggtgggctgctatctatagggtggcacagagtcggacatggctgaagtgacttagcatgcatgcatgcatgcattggagaagaaaatggcagcccactccagtattcttgcctggggaatccgagggacggaggagcttggtggcctgctgtctatggggtcgcacagagttggacacaactaaagtgatgcagcagcagcagcagcagcagcagcagcgtgtcAGCTATTCCAGATATTAAATTTACTTTAGCTTCTGTTGCCTTTTGTACCTCCTGTTGCTGATTGCTCTAAGTTCTCAAGACATATGGGCAGAGATATTTTCAGCcaaatgtgtttttttgtgtgtgtgtgtgtgtgtgtgtgtgtgtgctcttctTTCCTGGCTGGAAGCTCTGCTCTTTATTACTGTCTTCTGTGTTATCTTGGTTAATCATCTTGACTCCTTTCCCTTAAAGCTTAGATCAGCGTCTCCCATGCTTCTTCCTCTAGATTCTGTCCTAATCTCTACTGATTCCTCTACATCAGAGATACATCAGAAGCAGGTAAAATCACTCAATCTCAATAACTTAGTGGAAACACCATGGGCTTTAGAGTTGGACAGTCTCTATTTTGTgtataggggcttccttggtggcttagatggtaaggaatctgtctgcagtgcgggagacctgggttcagttcctgggttgggaagatcccctggagaaggaaatgacaacctacttcatggatagaggaatctggcaggttatagtccgtgggttgccagagtcagacatgacttagcaactaaatcaccaagACAATAGGGTGTAGAGGGTGAATGTCTAGTCTGAAGGGGACAACCTCAGTTCTAGGAAATTTCTCCATCCAGAAAAAGGACTTACTACTAccagttcatttcattttttcaataatCAATAGAAATCTCGATTTCTgtgtttcaatttaaaatttgCAACTGATAATGAATTGTAGTAGGTCAAACAAAGCATATCTGGTTAGGTTTTTTCCTGTGAATTGTCAGTTTGTGACCCTTTGACAAAAATATTGAGATCAAATGTGAGACCATTAAAATTGTCTAGATGAGAGTTCACTGGAATAGTAGTTATGGGAATGGAAGGGAGGGGGTGGATTGAAATAAGTTCAAAGAGGGTTAAGAAGTTTTAGGGACTGATTCAGTTTggtgaagagaaaaggaagatagaTTTTAAGCCTCAACAATGAAGCAAGATGCAAAAAtgcatctcagatatgcagatgacaccacccttatggcagaaagtgaagaagaactaaagaacctcttgatgaaaatgaaagaggagagtgaaaaagttggcttaaagctcaaaattcagaaaactaagatcatggcatctggtctcatcacttcatggcaaatagatggagaaacagtggaaacagtggctgactttatttttctgggctccaaaatcactgcagatggtgattccaggtatgagattaaaagatgcttactccttggaaggaaagttatgaccaacctagatagcatattaaaaagcagagacattactttgtcaacaaaggtccatctagtcaaggctatggtttttccagtagtcatgtatggatgtgagagttggaccatgaagaaagctgaatgacgaagaattgatgcttttgacctgtggtgttggagaagactcttaggtcttgagagtcccttggactgcaaggagatccaaccagtccatcctaaaggagatcagttctgggtgttcattggaaagactgatgttgaagctgaaactccaatactttggccacctcatgcgaagagctgactcacttgaaaagaccctgatgctgggaaagattgaaggcaggaggagaaggggacgacagaggatgagatggttggatggcatcactgacttaatggccatgggtttgggtggactccgggagttggtgatggacaggaaggcctggcgtgctgcagttcatggggttgcaaagagtcggatacgactgagcgactgaactgaactgaatgaggcaAGGATTAAGAGGAGAATGTTTTTGGAGGAGATGAGTGCAGTTTGGGATTATTGTGTGACATATACTGGCACAGTTACCATATGACCAGTAGGTAGTTGGAAATGTAGATCTGGAGATCAGGAGAATTTCTGAGGCTACACTGGGAGATTTAGGAGTCATCTGCACACAGATGACATTTATAATTAATGGGGATAGatgagatcttttttaaaaaataagttagcttttatttattaatatttaggcttcactggatctttgttgctgtgcatggactttctctagttgcagtgagtaggggctactctccagttgcagtacacagacttctcattgcagcgacTTCTCctgttgtggctcccgggctcgagagcacgggctcagtagttttggcactTGGACTTAGCTGCTCCGCTGCatccccagatcagggatcaaacttgtgttccctacactggcaggcagattctttaccactggaccatgagggaagtcccccagTGAGGTCTTGAAGGGAAGAAGTATAGAATATGAGGAGGGCCAAAGACACAGCCTTGCTGAGCTTAGGAGACTGGAAAGAACTTGCTGGCATAAGGAAGAAAAGCCTACAAAATGAGCAAATtcttggagaggatgtagagggACCAGATTTGCATAGCATCGTggaggcctctggaggagaaaaatttgaagtgggAAGAGGTATCCAGCAATTCTAAATAAGGCAGAGAATTCAAGATATTTGTgtctgttagtcacttagtcatgtcaactctttgcgaccccacggactatagcccaccaggctcatctggccatggaattctccgggcaagaatactggagtgggttgccagttccttctccagggtatatttctgacccagggattgaacccaggtctcctgcattgcaggcagattctttaccatctgagctgtaaATGGAACAAGAAATTTTATGATTAGAAGTTATTGATGCCCTGTAAGAAAATAATGAGGGatgtaaataaattattgttgttgttcagtcactaagtcatgtcagactctttgtgaccccagggagtgTAACCTCCCAGgtaactctgtccatgggatttcccaggcaagagtactgagaaatgctggagtgggttgctttttcctccaacagagaatcttcccagaccagggatggaacccacatctcctgcattggcaggtggatttttttttaaccactagccaccagggaaggctagaaataaattataataaagtgAAGAATTTCTCTGTTGGGAAATTTGAGAGTTAAAGGAAGGAGTGAGATGGGATCATTACTTAAAGGGAAATTGGtgtcaaacatttttcttttttaacctaagtgggggaggaattccctggttgtccagtgattAGGTCTCcatgattccactgcagggggtacgggtttgatccctggagttccctgcaggaactaagatcctgcatgccatgcagcatgatcaaaatagaaaataaaatataaactgggTAGGGcagtttttggctgcactgcgtggcttgtgggatctcagttctgtgaccagggattgaacccaggccacagtggTAGAATCTTAACCAGAATCTTAACCAActgaataggaaaatgagtatatACATAGTCAAAGGAGAAGGACAAATGAAGAGGGAGTGATGGAGGATATAAGATGTATTAGTCAACTTGGGCTACCATAGGAAAATACCATAGCCTTGCAGCTTAATCAACAGGAATTATTTTCTCATAGCGCTGGAGGTTGAGAAATCTCAAATCAAAGTACGGGCCCATTCAGTTTttggtgagggctctcttcctgaTTTGCAGTCAGTCACCTTCTTGCTGCAGTCTAGGGAGAGTGAGGGAGGGTGCTTGCTGGTGTCTCTCTTAAAAGGATACTAATCCTGTTGTATCAGGGccttaaccttaattacctcctaaTAGGACCTGTCTCCAAATAAATCATACTGGAAATTAAGAGTGTCAACCTACTGGATTTCAGAAGGATGCATTCatagcacagttcagttcatagCACAAGAGGAAGAGGGTGTGGTTGATAGAACATAATTCTAGAGAAAACATCAAAAGAGGACTGTGAACATTGGTTATAGACAGTAATATTCCTCTCTATTGCAGAAGAGGACAAGTTGTGATGAAAGGACATTTTTAGACAAGACAGACATTTTGGGACTTTGGATTAGATAACCTTGATCTTCTTTGGAATACTGCCATCTCTACCTCCTCTGTCTGCTCCTGTCTACCTTTCAGAGTTGTTTAATAGTTACTTGAGATATTCTGTTCAGGACTTTTAGCTGTAATTAGTAAGAGAGACTGGATTGAGTGTGAGTGAGTATTAGTCatttagtcgtatctgactctttgtgatcccttggactgtagcccaccaggctcctctgtccatgggattctccaggcgagaatattagagtgggttgccatgcccttctctgggaaTGGAGAGTACTTGCTCTGTTTTAACTGGAGCCAGAGTCCCTCTACGTATTCTTTCATGTTTTATCCAGTCTTTTCCACTAGACTGGATGGTTCCTGAGGGTAATTCCTGAGTATCCATAGGTCAGCATATCCAATACGGGATCTAGCATGCAATATTTAATATGTGGTTTAAAGTTTACAAAAATCCCTATTCTACTctgctttaattatttttgttactatttttattaaaGCACAAGATCATTTATGCTTGTATAGCCTTCCAACCTTTGACAGGAGTTATCATCATGTTTAGATTATACTTTCAGTCTATTTATGGTTGAAACATGCATTTAGTTTTCATTTGGATTCCTACTTGTTTTACAGTGCTGAAACCTTTCTGCTGGAGAAATGTCTTCAGAGTCAGAAAAGGATAAAGAGAGGCTCGTTCAAGCTGCCAAAACATTCTTCTTTTACATGCAAGATCTTGCTTCCTTCACAAATGCACTCATCGAATTGTTCAACAGCAGTATGAGCACTCAGATcctcttgatgactgtgaaagAAGATGGTAATGTGAAGGCTGTCTTTGAacaaatgctcaaaatttttAAGGAGATGCACTCTGTGGTGGCAGCCAAGCAGGACCCAATGCAAAGTGAACCTTTAAGTTCCAAGATTGCAACAGCTATTTCCTCTATGGTTGAGAAGAGTAACAATATAAGGGAGTTGCAACAGTCAagcaaagaaatgttcaaaaatgcCCAGTCACCTATCATTGCCTCTGTGCTGAATAGTGGTAACATTCTTGAGAGTTTGGAATCTTCTCTTTTACTCTTGATGAAATATCCCATCATGAATCTCCAATTAAGTGACTTCTACAGGAAAGGACAATCAGATGCCACCACATCTGAGAAAAGTCCAGGTCCATCCAAAGCCACTACAATAGATGCCTTGAAAAAGTTGCAGGATGCACTCAACATTGAGAATGCTAAGAATACCATTAAGTCAGCTGCAGATCAAATGGAACAAATTGTCAAAACTATGGGACCCATCTTAGAGGTCCTTCAAAAAGCCATAAAAACTATGGAAACTAAGTTTTCTGTGTTTAAGAAACCCAGGAACTAGTAGGAGTGCAACAGAAGTGTTCGTGCTGGTCAGAAAACCAATTCAAACCATGCAAGTTTTCATAGTACTCTCAAGACCCTCAGTGCCCAACATGTGGCCTATTGGGACATGAATTCAAAAAGTAGTCACCTGGCAAACCATGTACCTCAAGTTTTGcttaattcaaataaaaataaataaccaaagaaATCCTGCTTGAAATGGTGGTTCCTGAAAAGAATATATTGTTCAAAAAAATTCAAGTATGATATTATATTTGAGGATATTTCTAAACACTGTATTTCATCTTAAAGCATAATTGAAATAACCTTCAATTAATTTCTACTCTTAgtaattctatttctagtttCTACAGTGCAAGGTctaggtaaatatatatattatcaataAATAATATTGTTCAGACCCTAGGAAACAACTTCTCTATTTTTGTCACCCATATACCAATTTCTGTACACTTCAGTGGTTTGCCTATCATATGCCATCACTAAATACCTTTGATATGATTTATCCAGaagtaaaaaagaataatgaatgaGGAGTAATAGAATTTTCTTGCCTATGTGAATAAGACCAAAGCAGATGAGTCAGTCTTTGTTTCCTACTGTGGTCTTATGATGAGGAGATATTAGAGGTTGAAAAATGAAAGTACTCTAACATTTTACACGGACATAcagacacgcacagacacacagactaccacacacacacaaagacctaACACTTGTTACTTGACCGAAACAGAAGTAAGATTTCTGAGATGTGCTTGACtgaactgggggaaaaaagacagatCCATTTGCCTGCCATAAAGTCTTGGGTTCTCATGAATTGCAAATAAGTGTATGCTCTCAAGATTGCCCTATTTCCCTTTATATCTAATAGGAACTTTGTGAAGCACAAGAAAGGCAATTAAGGgcgctaatatttttttttttctttttaagaagtatggaatttactatttattttaaaagcagttaACTCTagttctctttaggaattttactTTCTGAGAATACCAGATCTTtcctcatttaaatattttcttgtttaaaaatcttaaatcccattttctctttcaaaaaaataaatgcttgctTTTCATCTATATCTCAGAGGAACTAAGCAGCCTGGACTTTCAGAATTCATGGGTACGGAACTAGCTTTCATCTTCACCCCATTTAGCTCAATTAGTAGGGTCTTTAGAGACTTAGTGATTCCCCATCAACCTGCTTATCTTGTCTACTCCCCGAAAGAAGAGTTGGAGAACATTCTTAGCTGGGAAGtttgattttcactttttaaaaacctaattGTTTGCACATAATGGGGATTCAATATATCTTTGATATTTTCTGGGTAATTAGATGTTTTACTACTCTATCTTCAGACACATATACTTGCATTCTTAGCAAATGTGCTTACATTTGCAGTGAAGGCTTAAAATCCAATTTGCCATAAAGTCCTCAGTAAATTAACATATGAATTTAAATTCTAGCTTTTTAATAGTTTAGGAGAAATGTGTGTGCAACACCCCATTACAGGCAGTGAGTAAGATTCCACTGACATCTTTCATTaactttcccttttatttcttggGTTTCTGTGTTATCTCCCATCAgactgagacaggctgggacctgggatccTTTGCTACAGTCCTGCAGTACTTAGACCTGGACACAACTCTCTTCAagcaacaaaatgcaaagaaactgTATGGGACTACAaataactgtgtgcatgtgtaggTGGTATAAATTCTGGACCCAAAAggtacaaagagaccaaaaaccCAATTGCCACATCTGAAGAGCCCTGAGCAAAAACAGGGTACTGCACAAGCCCTCTACACACAACATCACCTAAGGAGTGGGCAGAACACCTAAGCCAGCCCTCTGGCCGGACCGGTGGACACACCCCTACTCTCACCCCACACAAGAATCAGGCTTGCCCTTCCGCTCTCTCAGGGAGCAAGCAAGCAAGGGAGCCTGTTGTTTGCTCTCAGCTTCCTCCTGCTACAGCAGGGGTcccaataaagtgaaagtgaaagtgaagtcgtgtccgactctttgggaccccatggactgtagcccaccaggctcctccgtccttggaattttccaggcaagagtcctggagtggattgccatttccttctccaggggatcttcgtgacccagggatcaaacccgggtctcctgcattgcaggcagacactttaccgtctgagccgccagggaagcacagtaaagccttgcctgaatttctggTCTGGTCTCTAGGCAATTTCTGTTGATTGGGGACGGCCAAGAACACTGATTGATAACAAGACTACACTAGCTTGGTCTTGAATGCTGGTAAAattctctaaaaaataataaaattgcttgagagcagaggaaaaaaatctttaaagaaaattcaCACATTTAGTATGTCCTTGGGGCTCATCAAATTCTTTGATGAAGAATTTCTCCTTTGCTAACTCAGGTATCTCTGATGTGTTCCTAGTATTTGCGCTCTcccggtggctcaaacagtaaagaatctgcctgcaatgcagaagacctgggtttgatccctgggttggcaagatcccctggggaagagaacggcaacccactctagtatccttacctgaagaattccatggagagaggagctcaCATATTTCTGATGTGTTCCTAATATTTAGGAttgctaaataaaaaataagggaaAGTCTTTGTATTCATCATAAAATTCCTTCAACTGAGACAACATTTAATTCAAATTATTAAGGCAGAAATATAATTTATTGATTTATGTGATGAAAAAGCTCAGGGTATCCAGTTTCAGACAGTTGGATCTAGGTGCACATAGCTTGTCATCAGGAcgcactttcttttcatttcaccaCTCCTCTTTCATCGTGTTAGCTAGGGAGGTAGAGTCTCTCTTTTTGGTGGCAAGAGAGCTGCTAAGGGCTCTAGCTTCATATTCTGCTTTCACTAATCTCCACTGAAATAAAAAAGGCCCCTACCCCACTCCCAGCCCTAATTCCAATAAAGTACACTGATTGTATCTCACAGGCTCCTAATGAGTCATTTTTCTATCCAACGTGACTTCTTGTATCCATGGAGAAGAAATATACTTACAGGCCTACTCATAGATAGTGGACTGAGCCAGTTCTACATCAGCTGATAGCTCGGCAGACTGATTCTCTATGGGTATTCAGGGTGCCCTGACTGGAATAAAGCAAAAGGGTACAGGAGAGGCAAAACCACAGGCTTCCTTTATGCTCCACTTTTGGAAGAGATGATGACACTGgtcaaaaaggagagagaagcaaTAACTAGAGGAGTAGGGCTGCACTTTCTGCTGGAAgctgtgaaaacaaacaaaaagaattattGAAGTTTTAggtaacagaattttttttccccctaaaaaatCTACTTCATTTCATTTCTCCTTTGGTTCATGTCTTAAACTTAGAAAATTTgtaacaaaaaatatttgaaactacTGTTTTTAAAGGTGTGTAGTCTTTTTTAataagatgacttttttttttcctcgtcACATCATGTGGTaagcaggatcttagctccccaatgaagggtcaaacctgcaccccctgcactggaagagcagcgttgtaaccactggaccaccagggaaggactGAAACTAGCTCCTTTTAAAAGGATGTATT contains:
- the C22H12orf60 gene encoding uncharacterized protein C12orf60 homolog, encoding MSSESEKDKERLVQAAKTFFFYMQDLASFTNALIELFNSSMSTQILLMTVKEDGNVKAVFEQMLKIFKEMHSVVAAKQDPMQSEPLSSKIATAISSMVEKSNNIRELQQSSKEMFKNAQSPIIASVLNSGNILESLESSLLLLMKYPIMNLQLSDFYRKGQSDATTSEKSPGPSKATTIDALKKLQDALNIENAKNTIKSAADQMEQIVKTMGPILEVLQKAIKTMETKFSVFKKPRN